From one Dermacentor silvarum isolate Dsil-2018 chromosome 3, BIME_Dsil_1.4, whole genome shotgun sequence genomic stretch:
- the LOC119445675 gene encoding putative nuclease HARBI1, whose amino-acid sequence MPIKTGNIAESPASDPFRLESKMAAFLLLLAAAARQLGRRRGRREAEDAFDMPDDVFRQHFRLRKETVRWLCDEVAEELGGVRSTALSVERQVLCALRFFATGSFQGSVGSEETIGVTQPAVSKCVRRVAEAIVHAGTRNKWVHFPRTSEEKAAVKEGFLRRGGIPGVIGCVDGSLIAIIAPKGDNKAAYMCRKGFYALNSMFICDAGMRILAVDALRPGSDHDAHIWRTTWLRRRFQEGHIAKAGEHLLGDSGYPLEPWLLTPVPGHPPTHTAEGRYNTAHASMRSVVERCIGLLKSRFRCLQRYRALHYEPDRAANIVAACAVLHNLCLDEGDSAFDEVDDDDSSNSSSDDANGGPLPLVVPRVRAARIMYLKGCAARDNVITLFGTTRQQHQHYLRRVRRRLRRQQHRQQQ is encoded by the exons ATGCCGATCAAAACAGGAAACATCGCGGAATCACCGGCGAGTGACCCGTTCCGTTTGGAATCAAAAATGGCGgcgttcttgctgctgctggcggcggcggctcgtcagCTCGGGCGGAGGCGCGGAAGGAGGGAGGCCGAGGACGCGTTTGACATGCCAGACGACGTGTTTCGGCAGCACTTTCGTCTGAGGAAGGAAACTGTGCGGTGGCTGTGCGACGAAGTGGCGGAGGAGCTCGGAGGCGTGCGATCAACAGCGCTGTCGGTGGAGCGACAAGTGTTGTGCGCGTTGCGTTTCTTCGCGACGGGCAGCTTTCAGGGGTCCGTTGGGAGCGAGGAGACGATTGGCGTGACGCAGCCTGCGGTCAGcaagtgcgtgcgacgcgtggcgGAGGCAATCGTCCACGCCGGGACTCGGAACAAGTGGGTCCACTTCCCGAGGACGTCGGAGGAAAAGGCGGCCGTGAAAGAAGGGTTCCTTCGACGCGGCGGCATTCCCGGCGTCATCGGCTGCGTGGACGGCAGCCTTATTGCCATCATCGCACCGAAGGGCGACAACAAGGCGGCATACATGTGCCGCAAAggcttctatgcccttaacagcaTGTTC ATTTGCGACGCAGGCATGCGGATTCTGGCCGTCGACGCTCTGCGACCGGGGTCGGATCACGACGCACACATATGGAGAACGACGTGGTTGCGTCGTCGTTTCCAGGAGGGACACATTGCCAAGGCCGGCGAGCACCTCCTCG gtgacagcggctaccccCTGGAACCATGGCTCCTGACTCCGGTCCCAGGCCATCCTCCCACTCACACTGCAGAAGGCAGGTACAACACTGCACACGCTTCCATGCGGTCCGTAGTGGAACGCTGCATTGGACTTCTGAAGAGCCGCTTCCGCTGCCTTCAGAGGTACCGTGCCCTCCACTATGAACCAGACCGCGCAGCAAACATCGTTGCAGCGTGTGCAGTGTTGCACAATTTGTGTCTTGATGAAGGTGACAGTGCGTTTGatgaggttgatgatgatgacagcagcaacagcagcagtgacgatGCAAACGGTGGCCCCCTCCCACTTGTAGTTCCCCGAGTGAGGGCAGCACGCATAATGTACCTGAAAGGATGTGCTGCCCGTGACAATGTAATTACATTATTCGGAACCAcacgacagcagcaccagcactacCTGCGAAGGGTGCGAAGGCGGCTGCGTCGGCAGCAGCACCGACAGCAGCAGTAA